The following nucleotide sequence is from Verrucomicrobiota bacterium.
CCAGAAAACCACGAGGTTTTCCGAGATGGAGGTGAGAAGGTAGGATGAATCCCGCTGCCGGGCAATACGAATTCCAAGAAAAATGAAGGAATCAAAAACATCCATTGACACTCAGTGGCGAAACCTCCATTCTTTCCCACCCGATTCCTTTAAGAAATCCAAGATTTTTAAGACATGAAGCGCACCTACCAACCTTCCAAACGCACACGCAAACAGCAGTTCGGCTTTCGTGCACGCATGAAGACCAAGAATGGTCGCGCTATCCTGAGCCGCCGTCGTCAGCATGGACGCAAGCGTCTCCTGCCGAAGGGAGTTGAGCTCCACTTCGCACGCCACACCGAGGCCTAAGAGTCTGGGTAAGCAGACCAAGCCGGTGAAGCTTGGCCTGCCGCGTTCGTCGCGGTTGCGATCAGGCTATCAGCATCTGAAGGTTCGCTCGTCGGGCCTTTCCCTTCACGGAACATTTCTCCGGATGGGAGTGATGGGCGATCAGGTCACGGAAACCCAGGGAGCCGTCGTCGTCTCCCGTCGTGTCGGTCCGGCTGTCACACGCAACAAGCTGAAGCGTCGCTTGCGGGAAGTTTACCGCCAGGAACTCTCCAGTCTACGAACCGGTCTCTGGATTGTCGTGACGGTCAAACCCTCTGCTTCAAATGCCACGATGGAATCTCTTCGCTCGGAATGGTTGCGTCTTGGAAAGCGTCTCTCTATTTTCAGCGACTCATTGCCCGACCAGGGCGCCTGACCAGATGTCCTTTTTTCTCCGTATTCCGATTCATCTCTACCGGTGGCTGATCTCCCCGTTGCTTCGTGCACTCTGCGGCGGGAGCGGATGCAGATGCCGTTTTCACCCGAGCTGCTCGGCCTATGCTCTCGAGGCCCTGAAGACCCGCGGATCCCTGCAGGGCTCACTGCTGGCGCTGCGACGCCTCGCCAAATGTCACCCCTGGGGAGAAGGCGGCTTCGATCCAGTGCCCGGGAGCCAAGGATGAAACTTGAGACCTGAAACCTGAAGTCACTCCTATCATTCCCAAAAATCGTCAGTTTTAGCCTTTAACCTTTAGCCTTCCACTTTTTCACACTTATGTTCGACCGCACTACCTGGATCGCCATCGCCCTCTCCGTCGCCGGACTTGTCGGCTGGCAGTTTTATTACTCCAAGACTTACGCCCCTTATATCGCGCAGCAGGCGGCCCTGCAACGGGAGGCGAAGCTTAAGACCGAAGCCGCCAAGACCGCTGAGCCCGTCGCTCAGCCCACACCACAAGCGATCACTCCCACTACGGCCCTGCTTCCTGCCGTTGCCGGGTCGACTCCGACGATTCCCGAATTCTCATCCAAGCGCGAGACCCTGGACACAAGCCGTGCAGAGTATCTCTTCGCCGCCAATACGGGAGGCATCGAGGCCGTCACCCTCTTCCTGCATCTCGGAGCCAACGAACACAGCCTCTTCCTCAACAAGGACTCCGGTCTACCGATCGGTGCCCTCTGTGACTCGAATGGTACTCCGATCGGCGGCTTCTCGATGGAGACCGACAAGAAGCAGGCAATCACCCGATTCACCCTGGCGGCGCCAGGCGGCCTCTCGGTCACGAAGTCCTTCTCTCTCCCCCAGACCGTCGGCGCTCCGGAGGAGTACCAGATCGGACTGGATCTGTCGTTCAAGAACAACGGGACAACTCCGATCTCGCTGCCCGGTTACTTCGTGGCAGCTGGAGGCGAGGCCCCTATCCAT
It contains:
- the rpmH gene encoding 50S ribosomal protein L34; translated protein: MKRTYQPSKRTRKQQFGFRARMKTKNGRAILSRRRQHGRKRLLPKGVELHFARHTEA
- the rnpA gene encoding ribonuclease P protein component, with protein sequence MSSTSHATPRPKSLGKQTKPVKLGLPRSSRLRSGYQHLKVRSSGLSLHGTFLRMGVMGDQVTETQGAVVVSRRVGPAVTRNKLKRRLREVYRQELSSLRTGLWIVVTVKPSASNATMESLRSEWLRLGKRLSIFSDSLPDQGA
- the yidD gene encoding membrane protein insertion efficiency factor YidD is translated as MSFFLRIPIHLYRWLISPLLRALCGGSGCRCRFHPSCSAYALEALKTRGSLQGSLLALRRLAKCHPWGEGGFDPVPGSQG